The Amycolatopsis sp. DG1A-15b genome window below encodes:
- a CDS encoding SDR family NAD(P)-dependent oxidoreductase codes for MNGTVLVLGGRSEIGLAVAKRLVSEGTRRFVLAARPGADLTGEVAALRAAGAEAVETAEFDADDLAAHGPFLEKVAAEHGPLETVVLAFGILGDQARAERDSAHAAAIVHTDYVAQVGVLTHAANLLRAQGHGRLVVFSSVAGVRVRRANYVYGSAKAGLDGFACGLADALHGSGVHLLLVRPGFVIGRMTEGMTPAPFSSTPDQVAEATVAALRRGRGVVWVPGLLRPVFFVMRLLPRAIWRKLPR; via the coding sequence GTGAACGGAACGGTGCTGGTGCTCGGCGGACGCAGTGAGATCGGGCTGGCCGTGGCGAAACGCCTGGTCAGCGAGGGCACGCGGCGGTTCGTGCTGGCCGCGCGGCCGGGCGCGGACCTGACCGGGGAGGTCGCCGCGCTGCGTGCGGCCGGTGCCGAGGCGGTGGAGACGGCCGAGTTCGACGCCGACGACCTCGCCGCGCACGGACCTTTCCTGGAGAAGGTGGCCGCCGAGCACGGGCCGCTCGAAACCGTCGTGCTCGCCTTCGGCATCCTCGGCGACCAGGCGCGTGCCGAACGGGACAGCGCCCACGCCGCCGCGATCGTGCACACCGACTACGTCGCCCAGGTCGGCGTGCTGACCCACGCCGCGAACCTGCTGCGTGCGCAGGGGCACGGCCGGCTCGTCGTGTTCTCGTCCGTGGCCGGGGTGCGGGTGCGCCGCGCGAACTACGTCTACGGCTCGGCCAAAGCCGGCCTCGACGGCTTCGCGTGCGGCCTCGCCGACGCGCTGCACGGCTCGGGCGTCCACCTCTTGCTCGTCCGGCCCGGCTTCGTGATCGGCCGGATGACCGAAGGCATGACGCCGGCGCCGTTCTCCAGCACCCCCGACCAGGTGGCCGAAGCGACCGTCGCGGCGCTGCGCCGCGGCCGCGGGGTCGTCTGGGTGCCCGGATTGCTCCGTCCGGTCTTTTTCGTGATGCGCCTGCTGCCGCGCGCGATCTGGCGCAAACTGCCGCGGTGA
- a CDS encoding sigma-70 family RNA polymerase sigma factor: protein MGHAPDFETLVERHRREIQVHCYRMLGSLADAEDLAQETFLRAWKGRDGFEGRASVRTWLYRIATNACLDVLARRPRRVLPDQLGPAGEPAGPIAAADLPWLEPYPDRLLDGAAPDDTGAAVVERETIELAYLAAVQYLPPRQRATLILRDVLGWSAKETASLLETSVASANSALQRARATLRERLPARRAEWTVGDPTAEETALLKRFIAAYESGDPAAVARLLHEDAQAVMPPYTLWFGNRASIIRALTLSMDPASPDCIGRFRMLPVRANRQPAVATYLRRPDEHEHRWFGVTLLTIEGGLITAMAAFESLTAAVWGLPETWPEAPDDHRYPGKMQSRA, encoded by the coding sequence GTGGGTCACGCTCCGGATTTCGAGACGCTCGTCGAACGGCACCGCCGGGAGATCCAGGTGCACTGCTACCGGATGCTCGGTTCGCTGGCCGACGCCGAAGACCTCGCGCAGGAGACGTTCCTGCGCGCGTGGAAGGGCCGCGACGGGTTCGAGGGCCGGGCGAGCGTGCGCACCTGGCTCTACCGGATCGCGACGAACGCCTGCCTCGACGTCCTCGCGCGCCGTCCGCGGCGGGTGCTGCCCGACCAGCTCGGCCCGGCCGGGGAGCCGGCCGGGCCGATCGCGGCCGCCGACCTGCCGTGGCTCGAGCCGTACCCGGACCGGCTGCTCGACGGCGCCGCCCCCGACGACACCGGCGCCGCCGTGGTCGAGCGGGAGACGATCGAGCTGGCCTACCTCGCCGCCGTCCAGTACCTGCCGCCGCGCCAGCGGGCGACGCTGATCCTGCGGGACGTGCTCGGCTGGTCGGCGAAGGAGACGGCGTCACTGCTGGAGACGAGCGTGGCGTCGGCGAACAGCGCGCTGCAGCGGGCTCGGGCGACGCTGCGTGAACGATTGCCCGCGCGGCGTGCAGAGTGGACGGTCGGCGATCCGACGGCCGAGGAAACGGCGCTGCTCAAGCGGTTCATCGCCGCGTACGAAAGCGGCGACCCGGCCGCGGTCGCCCGGCTGCTGCACGAAGACGCCCAAGCGGTCATGCCGCCGTACACGCTGTGGTTCGGCAACCGCGCTTCGATCATCCGGGCGCTCACGCTCTCGATGGACCCGGCGTCGCCGGACTGCATCGGGCGGTTCCGGATGCTGCCCGTGCGCGCCAACCGCCAGCCCGCGGTGGCCACTTACCTGCGGCGCCCGGATGAGCACGAGCACCGGTGGTTCGGGGTCACCCTCCTCACAATCGAGGGCGGGTTGATCACGGCGATGGCGGCGTTCGAGTCGCTCACGGCGGCGGTGTGGGGCCTGCCGGAGACGTGGCCGGAAGCGCCCGATGACCACCGGTATCCGGGAAAGATGCAAAGCCGCGCATAG
- a CDS encoding WhiB family transcriptional regulator: protein MEATMTGWAELAACKDEDPELFFPISEVGPGARQTAQAKAVCARCPVRAECLGYALDNGLDHGVFGGITAVERRRLVRTAPERHRAA from the coding sequence ATGGAAGCCACGATGACGGGCTGGGCGGAACTCGCGGCCTGCAAGGACGAGGACCCGGAACTGTTCTTCCCGATCTCCGAGGTCGGCCCCGGCGCCCGGCAGACGGCGCAGGCGAAGGCCGTGTGCGCGCGCTGCCCCGTGCGCGCCGAATGCCTCGGCTACGCGCTCGACAACGGTCTTGACCACGGCGTCTTCGGCGGCATCACCGCGGTCGAACGCCGCCGGCTGGTGCGCACCGCGCCGGAGCGGCACCGAGCGGCCTGA
- a CDS encoding sigma-70 family RNA polymerase sigma factor has translation MCGHDEFDAFFRADFPALVAFLCKAGFEVEAARDVAAEAMLHALEAWPTAEDPRAWVRRVAGRLIDAPGDARADWTLAGDPRDDEELAGLVEQHAGLIELLAALPGKQRMVLAWSLDGFTPSQIAEALRIAPATVRSTLRHVRERLRRLRAARPGDQRDRKR, from the coding sequence GTGTGCGGTCACGACGAGTTCGACGCGTTCTTCCGCGCCGACTTCCCGGCCCTCGTGGCGTTCCTCTGCAAGGCCGGATTCGAGGTCGAGGCGGCCCGTGACGTCGCCGCCGAGGCGATGCTGCACGCGCTGGAGGCGTGGCCGACCGCCGAAGACCCGCGGGCCTGGGTGCGCCGGGTCGCCGGGCGGCTGATCGACGCCCCGGGCGACGCGCGGGCGGACTGGACCCTGGCGGGCGATCCGCGGGACGACGAGGAGCTCGCCGGGCTGGTCGAGCAGCACGCGGGACTCATCGAGCTGCTCGCCGCGCTCCCGGGCAAGCAGCGGATGGTGCTGGCGTGGTCGCTCGACGGGTTCACGCCGTCCCAGATCGCGGAGGCGCTCCGGATCGCCCCCGCGACGGTCCGGTCCACCCTCCGCCACGTGCGGGAACGCCTCAGGCGACTCCGGGCCGCTCGGCCCGGTGACCAGCGGGACAGGAAAAGGTGA
- the shbA gene encoding RNA polymerase sigma factor ShbA, with protein MAATQPAEAFPPHWRRHDEPVAAAIAGDDAAIARLLATVRPLVVRYCRARVGRHERSFTSADDVAQEVCLAVLTALPSYHDQGRPFLAFVYGIAQHKVADAHRAAARNRSDPVPEVPDGVSEATGPEQRALRSELNERLARLLDILPAKQREIVVLRVVVGLSAEETAAAVGSTPGAVRVAQHRALGRLRRLLTGEES; from the coding sequence ATCGCCGCGACGCAGCCCGCCGAGGCGTTCCCCCCGCACTGGCGGCGCCACGACGAGCCGGTCGCCGCCGCGATCGCCGGCGACGACGCCGCGATCGCGCGCCTGCTCGCCACCGTCCGGCCGCTGGTCGTGCGCTACTGCCGGGCCCGCGTCGGCCGGCACGAGCGATCCTTCACTTCGGCGGACGACGTCGCCCAGGAGGTCTGCCTCGCCGTGCTCACCGCACTGCCGTCGTACCACGACCAGGGCCGCCCGTTCCTGGCGTTCGTCTACGGCATCGCCCAGCACAAGGTGGCCGACGCCCACCGCGCCGCGGCCCGCAACCGCAGCGACCCGGTGCCGGAGGTCCCGGACGGCGTCAGCGAGGCGACCGGCCCGGAACAGCGGGCGCTGCGGTCCGAGCTGAACGAGCGACTGGCCCGGCTGCTGGACATCCTGCCCGCGAAGCAGCGGGAGATCGTCGTGCTGCGGGTGGTGGTCGGGCTCTCGGCGGAGGAAACGGCCGCGGCGGTGGGTTCCACGCCCGGCGCCGTCCGGGTCGCCCAGCACCGCGCGCTCGGCCGCCTGCGCCGGCTGCTCACGGGCGAAGAGAGTTGA
- a CDS encoding LysR substrate-binding domain-containing protein produces MLDPRLCRSFLAVAETRSFTAAARRLGVGQPTVSQHVRRLERDSGGLLFARDTHTVELTARGQAMLGFAQTVVDTEERAERHFRGAELRGRVRFGVSEDFALGELPEILHRLRRGHPLVDVELTVELSDVLTQRLRSGQLDLVLGKRRPGAHHGRLLWREPLVWIGSAATVLEPGRPVPLVQYPMPSITRQLAVECLERAGLEWRAACQTSSLTGLRAAAAAGLGVTLHARSLVPAGLVELDGLPEPGDIEFMLLARESMEGPAAALAEFVLERVNSLRP; encoded by the coding sequence GTGCTGGACCCTCGCCTGTGCCGTTCGTTCCTCGCCGTCGCCGAGACGCGCAGCTTCACCGCGGCCGCCCGGCGGCTGGGGGTCGGCCAGCCGACGGTCAGCCAGCACGTGCGACGGCTCGAGCGCGACTCCGGCGGGCTGCTGTTCGCCCGCGACACCCACACCGTCGAGCTCACCGCGCGCGGGCAGGCGATGCTCGGGTTCGCGCAGACCGTCGTCGACACCGAAGAGCGCGCGGAGCGGCATTTCCGCGGCGCCGAACTCCGCGGCCGGGTGCGCTTCGGTGTCTCCGAGGACTTCGCGCTGGGCGAGCTGCCGGAGATCCTGCACCGGCTGCGCCGCGGTCACCCGCTGGTGGACGTCGAGCTGACCGTCGAGCTGTCGGACGTCCTGACCCAGCGGCTGCGGTCCGGGCAACTCGACCTGGTGCTGGGCAAGCGCCGCCCGGGCGCGCACCACGGCCGGCTGCTCTGGCGGGAGCCGCTGGTCTGGATCGGGTCGGCCGCCACCGTGCTGGAGCCGGGCCGGCCGGTGCCGCTGGTGCAGTACCCGATGCCGTCGATCACGCGTCAGCTGGCGGTGGAGTGCCTCGAGCGAGCCGGCCTCGAGTGGCGCGCGGCGTGCCAGACGTCGAGCCTCACCGGCCTGCGCGCCGCGGCGGCGGCCGGCCTGGGCGTCACCTTGCACGCGCGCAGCTTGGTCCCGGCCGGCCTGGTCGAGCTCGACGGCCTGCCGGAGCCAGGCGACATCGAGTTCATGCTGCTGGCCCGGGAGTCGATGGAAGGGCCGGCGGCGGCACTGGCGGAATTCGTTCTGGAGCGCGTCAACTCTCTTCGCCCGTGA
- a CDS encoding bile acid:sodium symporter family protein produces the protein MSRLRPDPFVLAILATVGVATLLPASGAVAGGFGVATTIAVGLLFFLYGARLSTQEALEGLRHWRLHAVVLAATFVLFPLLGLALFLLPPSILPAQLAAGVLFLAVLPSTVQSSIAFTSIARGNVAAAICSASLSNLAGIVLTPLLVALLLAGDGAGVDGSAVLGIVLQLLAPFVAGQLARRWIGGWITRRAAPLKLVDRGSILLVVYTAFSAGMTEGIWHRLDAGHLLVLVVVCCALLAAVLAATGRAARLLGFARADRITIVFCGSKKSLASGLPMATVLFGHAQVGLIVLPLMLFHQIQLIVCATLARRYAAEEDRELVPA, from the coding sequence ATGTCCCGCTTACGTCCAGACCCGTTCGTCCTCGCGATCCTCGCCACCGTCGGCGTCGCCACCCTGCTGCCCGCTTCGGGCGCGGTGGCCGGCGGCTTCGGCGTCGCCACCACGATCGCCGTCGGCCTGCTGTTCTTCCTCTACGGCGCCCGGCTGTCGACGCAGGAAGCGCTCGAAGGGCTGCGGCACTGGCGGCTGCACGCGGTGGTGCTCGCGGCGACGTTCGTCCTGTTCCCGCTGCTCGGCCTGGCGCTGTTCCTCCTGCCGCCGTCGATCCTGCCGGCCCAGCTGGCCGCGGGGGTGCTGTTCCTGGCGGTGCTGCCCTCGACCGTGCAGTCGTCGATCGCGTTCACGTCGATCGCCCGCGGCAACGTCGCGGCGGCGATCTGCAGCGCGTCGCTGTCCAACCTGGCCGGCATCGTGCTGACGCCGCTGCTGGTGGCCCTGCTGCTGGCCGGCGACGGCGCGGGCGTCGACGGATCGGCGGTGCTCGGGATCGTGTTGCAGCTGCTGGCGCCGTTCGTGGCGGGCCAGCTGGCGCGCCGCTGGATCGGCGGCTGGATCACGCGCCGTGCGGCACCGCTGAAACTGGTCGACCGCGGCTCGATCCTCCTGGTGGTGTACACGGCCTTCAGCGCGGGCATGACGGAGGGCATCTGGCACCGGCTCGACGCGGGGCACCTCCTGGTGCTGGTCGTGGTGTGCTGCGCGCTGCTCGCGGCGGTGCTGGCGGCGACGGGCCGGGCCGCCCGCCTGCTGGGCTTCGCCCGCGCCGACCGGATCACCATCGTGTTCTGCGGGTCGAAGAAGAGCCTGGCCAGCGGCCTGCCGATGGCGACGGTGCTGTTCGGGCACGCCCAGGTGGGCCTGATCGTCCTGCCGCTGATGCTGTTCCACCAGATCCAGCTGATCGTCTGCGCCACCCTCGCCCGGAGGTACGCGGCCGAAGAGGACCGGGAGCTCGTGCCGGCGTGA
- a CDS encoding LysR substrate-binding domain-containing protein, with translation MDVHVRDLRYFVAVAEELSFTRAAGRLFIAQPSLSKQIRRLETSLRIPLFERDHRTVVLTAAGAALLPQARLIIRQWEDARSALAEVAAAQRATLTVGFHTRIGRGLIPNVTAKMATSLPEWRLLFRQIAWSDPTVGLAGGEVDVAVAWLPVPDGFARKVVATEDRWIALPSGHRLAGREAVPLSELAGEPFIALPRTAGPLREFWLGNDRHPVPARVVAEAETAEESLEAVGSGLGVVLLSEGNAQIYERDDIVYRPVTGLPPGELAVVWRAGDERRAVRVFVEACERCLCAG, from the coding sequence ATGGATGTCCACGTCCGGGACCTGCGCTACTTCGTCGCGGTGGCGGAGGAGCTGAGCTTCACCAGGGCGGCCGGCCGGTTGTTCATCGCCCAGCCGTCGTTGAGCAAGCAGATCCGCAGGCTGGAGACGTCGCTGCGGATCCCGCTGTTCGAGCGCGACCACCGCACGGTCGTCCTGACCGCGGCGGGCGCGGCCTTGCTGCCGCAGGCCCGGCTGATCATCCGGCAGTGGGAGGACGCGCGGAGCGCGCTTGCCGAGGTGGCCGCGGCGCAGCGGGCGACCTTGACGGTCGGGTTCCACACCCGGATCGGCCGCGGGCTCATCCCGAACGTGACGGCGAAGATGGCGACGTCGCTGCCGGAATGGCGGCTCTTGTTCCGGCAGATCGCCTGGAGCGATCCGACCGTGGGGCTCGCCGGCGGCGAAGTCGATGTGGCCGTCGCCTGGCTGCCGGTCCCGGACGGGTTCGCGCGCAAGGTCGTCGCCACCGAAGACCGCTGGATTGCCCTGCCGTCCGGGCATCGGCTCGCCGGGCGGGAAGCCGTCCCGTTGAGCGAGCTGGCCGGCGAGCCGTTCATCGCGCTCCCGCGAACCGCCGGGCCGCTCCGCGAGTTCTGGCTGGGAAACGACCGGCACCCGGTGCCGGCGCGGGTCGTCGCCGAAGCCGAAACGGCCGAGGAATCCCTCGAAGCCGTCGGTTCCGGGCTGGGAGTCGTGCTGCTTTCCGAGGGCAACGCGCAGATCTACGAGCGCGACGACATCGTGTACCGCCCCGTCACGGGCCTCCCGCCCGGCGAACTCGCCGTCGTCTGGCGGGCGGGGGACGAGCGCCGGGCCGTGCGCGTTTTCGTCGAGGCGTGCGAGCGATGCCTCTGCGCCGGGTGA
- a CDS encoding LLM class F420-dependent oxidoreductase, with the protein MELGVAGLNAKATLGPAETVRLARLAEDLGYTSWWAGDHVVLPSPRVPASPMEPTDPILDPLVHLAYVAAVTERLELGTGIVILPQRNPLVLAKQAASLDVLSGGRLLLGVGAGYLEPELRAIGVAMAERGKRTDEYLDAMTALWTDPAPAYRGEFVEFRDVDAHPRPARPRIVVGGHSPAAFRRAVSRGHGWFGNGGLDDLPRHLAGLRRAAEEVGRPARLGRLEIGYTPLDPVEVDARAAERYATLGVDRLVVYPLPLEDPADVARFLERHATLRP; encoded by the coding sequence ATGGAACTGGGTGTGGCGGGACTGAACGCCAAGGCGACGCTGGGCCCGGCCGAGACGGTCCGGCTGGCGCGGCTGGCCGAAGACCTCGGCTACACGTCGTGGTGGGCGGGCGATCACGTGGTGCTGCCGAGCCCGCGGGTGCCGGCATCGCCGATGGAGCCGACCGACCCGATCCTCGACCCGCTGGTGCACCTGGCCTACGTCGCGGCCGTCACCGAGCGGCTGGAACTCGGCACCGGGATCGTCATCCTGCCGCAGCGCAACCCGCTCGTGCTCGCCAAACAGGCGGCGAGCCTCGACGTGCTCAGCGGCGGCCGCCTGCTGCTCGGCGTGGGCGCCGGGTACCTCGAACCCGAGTTGCGCGCGATCGGGGTGGCGATGGCCGAGCGGGGGAAGCGCACCGACGAGTACCTCGACGCGATGACCGCGCTGTGGACCGACCCGGCGCCGGCGTACCGGGGCGAGTTCGTCGAGTTCCGCGACGTGGACGCGCACCCGCGGCCGGCCCGGCCCCGGATCGTGGTCGGCGGCCACAGCCCGGCCGCGTTCCGCCGCGCCGTTTCCCGTGGTCACGGCTGGTTCGGCAACGGCGGCCTCGACGACCTGCCCCGCCACCTCGCCGGACTGCGGCGAGCCGCGGAGGAGGTCGGCCGCCCGGCCCGGCTGGGCCGGCTGGAGATCGGCTACACCCCGCTCGATCCGGTGGAGGTGGACGCCCGCGCCGCCGAGCGGTACGCCACCCTCGGCGTGGACCGCCTCGTGGTCTACCCGCTGCCGCTGGAGGATCCGGCGGACGTCGCCCGGTTCCTGGAACGCCACGCCACCCTGCGGCCGTGA
- a CDS encoding multicopper oxidase domain-containing protein, whose protein sequence is MNDSVDRRTFLAAAALGSAGVVAGVNLLGPSAPRTASAATAPPAPAAAPNFGLAKFLDPLRIPPVIRAHARRNSGELTITMTTSRTRLHSQLPETTLWTYDGQFPGPTIEVRSGKRLRVAWANELRGTVPLVAVRAPYAVPTPANRPGYRAADGSLPAGVELIEGVAELPPWNVVHLHGALTNAGNDGWAHNGISPGHTQLTEYPNRQAATALWYHDHAMAVTRFNVHSGLAGLYLLRDDEEDRLRLPGGDHEIPLILADRNFDTDPATGALTGRLLFKFQYLPASGTTAPVTGPFTLVNGGIWPHLDVDARWYRFRALNTANGRFFRLDLVDEAGVVHNDAVRIAGTDAGLLPGPAAVPAGGLTLTPGERADLLIDFSRFPGQRLRLVNTGASIEPDIMEFRVESRRRADGFRLPAELSASYARLAHVPEDHDEVFVATTPPGVAGRPHPEMWELAEITDPAELPARFPAEGVLQLTDPAMGHVRTFRKVARLFDDTTTIFVDRGRWVVWNLIQLGGAPHPMHIHMARFQLLTRHKFADLTAFDIATGGTARPLPAPAGGPAIEKHEEGWKDTFNLWAGEWIRVAGRFEDATGQFMYHCHILDHEDEGMMRPFVVHPPEVSRFHMHAGSSGHHPGMPGHGGH, encoded by the coding sequence GTGAACGATTCCGTCGACCGGCGCACTTTCCTCGCCGCCGCGGCGCTCGGTTCCGCGGGCGTCGTGGCGGGGGTGAACCTGCTCGGTCCGAGTGCTCCGCGGACGGCGTCGGCGGCGACCGCGCCACCGGCGCCCGCCGCGGCGCCGAACTTCGGGCTCGCCAAGTTCCTCGACCCACTGCGGATCCCGCCGGTGATCCGGGCGCACGCGCGGCGGAACTCCGGCGAGCTCACGATCACGATGACGACCTCCCGGACGCGGCTGCACTCCCAGCTGCCGGAGACCACGCTGTGGACCTACGACGGCCAGTTCCCCGGCCCGACCATCGAGGTGCGCAGCGGAAAGCGGTTGCGGGTCGCGTGGGCCAACGAACTGCGGGGCACGGTCCCGCTCGTGGCGGTGCGGGCCCCGTACGCGGTGCCGACGCCGGCGAACCGGCCCGGCTACCGCGCCGCGGACGGCAGCCTGCCCGCGGGGGTGGAGCTGATCGAGGGCGTCGCGGAGCTGCCGCCGTGGAACGTCGTGCACCTGCACGGCGCGCTGACGAACGCCGGCAACGACGGCTGGGCGCACAACGGGATTTCGCCGGGGCACACGCAGCTCACCGAGTACCCGAACCGCCAGGCCGCCACCGCGCTCTGGTACCACGACCACGCGATGGCCGTGACGCGCTTCAACGTCCACTCCGGACTCGCGGGCCTGTACCTGCTGCGCGACGACGAGGAGGACCGGCTGCGGCTGCCCGGTGGCGACCACGAAATCCCGCTGATCCTCGCCGACCGCAACTTCGACACCGACCCGGCGACCGGCGCGCTCACCGGCCGGCTGCTGTTCAAGTTCCAGTACCTGCCCGCGTCCGGCACGACGGCGCCGGTCACCGGCCCGTTCACGCTCGTCAACGGTGGCATCTGGCCGCACCTGGACGTCGACGCGCGCTGGTACCGCTTCCGGGCGCTCAACACGGCGAACGGCCGGTTCTTCCGCCTCGACCTGGTCGACGAGGCGGGCGTCGTGCACAACGACGCGGTCCGGATCGCCGGCACGGACGCGGGTCTGCTGCCCGGGCCGGCGGCGGTGCCGGCGGGCGGGCTGACCCTGACCCCGGGCGAGCGCGCCGACCTGCTGATCGACTTCAGCCGCTTTCCGGGGCAGCGGCTGCGGCTGGTCAACACGGGGGCTTCGATCGAGCCGGACATCATGGAGTTCCGCGTCGAGAGCCGCCGTCGCGCCGACGGGTTCCGGCTGCCGGCCGAGCTGTCCGCGTCGTACGCGCGGCTGGCGCACGTGCCGGAGGACCACGACGAGGTGTTCGTGGCGACGACTCCGCCGGGCGTGGCGGGCCGGCCGCACCCGGAAATGTGGGAGCTGGCGGAGATCACCGATCCGGCCGAGCTGCCGGCGCGGTTCCCGGCGGAGGGCGTCCTCCAGCTCACCGACCCGGCGATGGGGCACGTGCGGACCTTCCGCAAGGTGGCCCGCCTGTTCGACGACACGACGACGATCTTCGTCGACCGCGGCCGGTGGGTGGTGTGGAACCTGATCCAGCTCGGCGGGGCACCGCATCCGATGCACATCCACATGGCCCGCTTCCAGCTGCTGACCAGGCACAAGTTCGCCGACCTGACGGCGTTCGACATCGCGACCGGCGGCACGGCCCGGCCGCTGCCCGCTCCGGCCGGCGGCCCGGCGATCGAGAAGCACGAGGAGGGCTGGAAGGACACGTTCAACCTGTGGGCGGGGGAGTGGATCCGCGTCGCCGGCCGCTTCGAGGACGCGACCGGCCAGTTCATGTACCACTGCCACATCCTCGATCACGAGGACGAGGGCATGATGCGCCCGTTCGTCGTCCACCCACCGGAGGTGAGCCGGTTCCACATGCACGCGGGGAGTTCGGGCCACCACCCGGGCATGCCCGGCCACGGCGGGCACTAG
- a CDS encoding cytochrome P450, producing the protein MTTSETVVFPQDRTCPYQPAPAYLPLAGRKPLAQVALYDGRRVWAITSRDVARRLLIDPRISSDRTNPAWPMMFASIAATVSDVQQKVMKIVTALVGVDGPVHNARRKLLIPSFTTRRINALRPRIQEIVDRQLDELVAAGPPADLIPAFAGPVPVTILYRLMGIPDRDHEYFEKKSFQLAAGPDANAAYDELMAYMGELIAEKRRNPGDTVLDDLLAERGAKGEVDEELISTLVLQVAGGHGTTGTMISLSTFVLLQNPERLAELRADPSLLPIAVDELLRVLSIPDGVSRLAVDDIEVEGTTIRKGDGVFFITSLINRDEAVHEEPDTLGWHRSTARDHVSFGFGAHQCLGQNLARVTMEIALGRLLERLPGLRLAVPAEEIPFNPTAGFQVLDELPVTW; encoded by the coding sequence ATGACCACGTCCGAAACCGTTGTGTTCCCGCAGGACCGCACCTGCCCCTACCAGCCGGCACCGGCCTACCTGCCACTGGCCGGCCGGAAACCGCTCGCCCAGGTCGCGCTCTACGACGGCCGGCGCGTCTGGGCGATCACCAGCCGGGATGTGGCGCGCCGGCTGCTGATCGATCCCCGGATCTCCAGTGACCGCACCAATCCGGCGTGGCCCATGATGTTCGCGAGCATCGCCGCCACCGTCAGCGACGTGCAGCAGAAGGTGATGAAGATCGTCACCGCGCTGGTCGGGGTCGACGGCCCGGTGCACAACGCCCGGCGCAAGCTGCTGATCCCCAGTTTCACCACCCGGCGGATCAACGCCCTGCGCCCGCGGATCCAGGAGATCGTCGACCGGCAGCTGGACGAGCTGGTGGCGGCCGGCCCGCCCGCGGACCTGATCCCGGCGTTCGCCGGGCCGGTGCCGGTGACCATCCTGTACCGGCTGATGGGCATCCCGGACCGCGATCACGAATACTTCGAGAAGAAGTCGTTCCAGCTCGCGGCCGGCCCGGACGCCAACGCGGCGTACGACGAGCTCATGGCCTACATGGGCGAACTGATCGCGGAGAAGCGGCGGAACCCCGGTGACACCGTCCTCGACGACCTCCTCGCCGAACGCGGCGCCAAGGGCGAGGTGGACGAAGAGCTGATCTCGACGCTGGTCCTGCAGGTGGCCGGCGGCCACGGCACCACCGGGACGATGATCTCGCTCAGCACGTTCGTCCTGCTCCAGAACCCGGAACGGCTCGCCGAGCTGCGCGCCGATCCGTCGTTGCTGCCCATCGCCGTGGACGAGCTGCTGCGGGTGCTGTCCATTCCGGACGGTGTGTCGCGGCTGGCCGTCGACGACATCGAGGTCGAGGGCACCACGATCCGCAAGGGTGACGGCGTCTTCTTCATCACCTCGCTGATCAACCGCGACGAGGCCGTCCACGAGGAACCGGACACCCTCGGCTGGCACCGCAGCACCGCCCGGGACCACGTCTCGTTCGGGTTCGGCGCGCACCAGTGCCTCGGGCAGAACCTCGCGCGCGTCACGATGGAAATCGCGCTGGGCCGGTTGCTCGAGCGCCTGCCCGGCCTGCGGCTCGCGGTTCCGGCGGAGGAGATCCCGTTCAACCCCACCGCCGGTTTCCAGGTCCTGGACGAACTTCCGGTCACCTGGTAG